TGCCGGTGTTGTCCGAAAGCGTGGACATCGCCAACGCCCGCTTGCGGTTCACCAGCGGTTGCATCGCCAACATCACCGCCAGCCGCGTTGCGCTCAAGCGCGAGCGCAAGATCCGCATCTTTCAAGCCGATACCTATGTGTCGGTGGATTACGGGGAAAAACACGTGCGCGTCTGTCGCCGTGTGATCGCCAATGGCGCGCCCTCCATCACGGTCGAAGAGCACGCGCTGGGCGAAGGGGATGCGCTGTTCGATGAAATCGAGCATTTCGTCCACGCCGTGCGGACCCGGCAACGTCCCTTGGTGGACGGGCGTACGGCGTTGCGTGCGCTAGAGGTTGCCGAGCGCATTCGCGTCAGCCTGGAGACGGCATGAGCGGCGCGGCTCGCAAGGTGCTGCTGGTCGCCGGAGAAGCGTCTGGCGATCTGCACGGCGCCGCGTTGGTGGCGGCGTTGCGGTGCAGCGATCCTGATCTTGAAGTGTGGGGTGTCGGCGGTGGACGCTTGCGCGCGGCCGGCATGCACATCCTGGTCGACACAGCGGCTGTCTCGACTATGGGGTTTGTCGAGACCTTCGGCACGCTGGGCCGGTTGCTCTCGACGTACCGGCGCCTGCGGCGTTTTCTGGTGGAAGAGCGGCCCCAACTCGTGGTGCTGATCGATTTTCCCGAGTTCAACCTCTTCCTTGCCAAGCGCGCCAAGGCCATGGGCATCCCCGTCTTTTATTACATCGGCCCGCAAGTGTGGGCGTGGCGGCGCGGACGCGTGCGCAAGATCGCGCGCCGCGTCGACCGCCTCGGCCTGGTTTTTCCGTTCGAGCCGGAGCTGTATAAAAATGGTCGTGGCCTGGCCGAGTTTGTCGGCCATCCGCTGCTCGATGCGGCGCGCCCCACCCGCACGCGTGAAGCAACCCTGGCCCACTATCATCTGGATCCGGCGCGCCCTCTGCTGGCGCTCCTCCCGGGCAGCCGGAAGAAGGAGCTGCGCCATTTGATGCGGCCCGCGATGGAGGCGGCTGAGCAGCTTCGCCAGAGCGGCTGGCAAGTCGTCATCGCGTTGGCGCACACGTTGACCAGAGACGACGTGGCGGCGGCGCTGGGTGGAAAGTTGCCGGCGGTGCCGATCGTGGAAAACGACACGTACAACCTGATCCACGCCGCCGATACCGTGCTGGTGGCGTCGGGGACGGCGACCCTCGAGACGGCGTTGCTGGGTCGGCCGATGGTGATCATGTACCGCGTCGCGCCGCTGACGTTCGCGTTGGCGCGCTTGCTGGTGCATGTCGATCACATCGGTATGCCGAACCTCATCCTGGGCCGCGCGGTGTTTCCGGAGTTGATCCAAGGCGATGTGACCCCCGAAAGGCTGGTGGCGGCCGTGCAGGACGTATTCGCCCGGCGGGGCGAGCTGGTCGAGGCGCTGCGCGAATTGCGCGGCAAATTGGGTGAACCCGGCGCCGCCGGCCGTGCCGCACGCATGGCGTTGGAGCTGATGGCATGAAGCAAGCCCACCTCTATCGCAGGCTGCTGACCTACGCGCGGCCCTACTGGTGGCCGCATTTCAGCCTGGCCTTTCTGTGCATGCTCCTGTTCAGCGCCACCAATGGCGCCATGCCGTTTCTGATCCAGCACATCTTCGACGATGTGTTCACCAACAAGAACCTGTTCGCCTTGAAGATCCTCCCGGGGATCATCGTGGGGACGTTCCTGTTTCGCGGGATCGTTGGCTTCGGGAGCACGTATCTGACCGATTATGTTGGCCAACGCGTCGTGGCTGACATGCGCAACGCGCTGAACGACCACATCCAGCATCTGTCGCTATCATTCTTCAACCGTACCCCGACCGGCACCATTGTCTCGCGCATTACCAACGACGTCTCGCTGGTCCGCTCGGCACTCACCGATGCCGTGGCCTCGGTGCTGAAGGATGCCTTCTCTCTGATCATTTTGATTGCGGTGGCGTTCTACCAGGATTGGTTGCTCTCGCTGATCGCCTTTGTTGTGTTCCCCGTATCGGTCTTGCCCGTCATCCGCCTCTCCAAGCGCCTGCGGGGGTTCTCCAGAAGCGGCCAGGTGTCGATGGGGAACATGACCATGCTGCTGCAGGAGACGATCCAGGGGAACCGGGTGGTCAAGGCCTTCGGCATGGAGGGGTACGAGAAGCAGCGTTTCGCCGAGGAGAACGATCGCTTGTTCCGGCTCTACATGCAGGCCACGCGTATCCGCGCCTTCACCAACCCGATGATGGAAATCCTCGCCGCCTTCGGCATCGCCGGCGTGGTGTGGTACGGCGGCTACAGCGTCATCGTCGGCGGCCGCACCCAGGGGGGCTTCTTGGCGTTCCTGACGGCGCTCTTCCTGCTGTACGAGCCGTTCAAGGGACTGGCGAAGACGAACAACGCCATCCAGCAAGCCATGGGCGGCGCGGAGCGCGTCATGGAACTGCTCGATACGGGGACCGACGTGGTAGACCGTGGCGCGCGCCGTCTCGATCACGTGCGCCACGGTATCCGCTTCGAGGGTGTGAGCTTCCGCTACGATCAGGAGTTCGTGCTGCGCGGCGTGGACCTGGAAATCGGACGGGGAGAGGTGGTCGCACTGGTTGGCATGAGCGGGGGCGGAAAGAGCACGCTTGCCGACCTCATTCCACGTTTCTACGATGTTGCCGAGGGACGCATCACCATCGATGGCATCGACATCCGCGAGTATACGCTTGCCAGTCTGCGGGCGCAGATCGCGATTGTGACGCAGCACACTTTCCTGTTCAACGACACGGTCCGCAATAACATCGCCTACGGCGACATCGCGCAGGACATGAAGGCCATTGTCGCTGCGGCCAAGGCTGCCAATGCCCACGACTTCATCATGGAACTGCCCGACGGCTATGACGCCATGATCGGCGAGCTGGGTGTCAAACTGTCCGGTGGCCAGCGCCAGCGCCTGGCGATCGCGCGGGCGTTGGTGAAAGACGCTCCCATCCTGGTGCTCGATGAGGCCACGTCCGCTTTGGACAACGAGTCGGAGCGCCTGGTGCAAGGCGCGCTGGAAGTGTTGATGCGCAACCGGACCACCCTGGTGATCGCGCACCGCCTGTCCACCATCCGCCGTGCCGATCGCATCGTGGTGATTGTGCGCGGGCAGGTGGTCGAGCAGGGAACACACGAAGAACTGCTGACGCTCAATGCCGAGTACCGCAAGCTGTACGATCTGCAGTTTCAGGGCGCCGACGAGTCGGCGCCGAAGGTCCTGCATTGAGGCACCGCCGCCAGCGGCCTCGGCTGCGCGAGATGTTCCTGCGCCTGCTCACCGTGGTTGCGCCCATTCTCCTCAGCGCTGCGTTGTGGGTGATTTCGAAGACGCTCCGCACCCGCTTCGCCGGTGCCGACGGACTCTTTGAGCGCTGGCGGCGGGGCGAGCAGGTCATCATTGCGTTTTGGCACGATCGTGCGGTGATGATGCCGGTTGCCTATAGGGGTCGGAAGATGTGCATCATGAACAGCCAGCATCGCGATGGCGAGATCGCCACACGTGCGGTGGCGTGGTGGGGCATCCGCTCGGTGCGCGGCTCGGCCACGCGCGGGGGGGCGGCCGGGTTCCTGCAACTCCTGAACGCGTACCGCGCCCATTATGATCTTGCGGTGGTGCCCGACGGGCCGCGCGGGCCACGACATGTGGTCAAGCCGGGCATCATTCACCTGGCACGGGCGACCGGCGCACCGATCTTTCCCGTGACCTACGCGGCGACGCGCCAGCGACAGTTGCGGAGTTGGGACCGCCTGATCATCCCGCTCCCGTTTGCCCGCGTGCTGTACGTTGCCGGTGAACCCATAGAGGTCTCCCGCTACGCCGACTCCGAGGAGCTGGAAGCAAAACGACGCGCACTCGAAACCCGGCTCAATGAGATTACGGCAGCGGCAGAATCAGAGGTCGCGAGTTGAGCGGGAACACGACTGCTGAAGCGCCGGTGCGCTCCGGAGTGGCTGGCGGGGTTGCGTACGCAGCCTACGATGCCGCCGGCCTCGTCCTCGGGCTGGCCGCCGCACCATTCCTGCCGCTGCTGCGGCTGACGCGCTACGGCCGCGGCCTAGCTGAGCGGCTAGGTCGCCTCCCGCTGGCGGCACGCGGTCTGCGGAATCCCGTCTGGGTCCACGCGGCGTCGGTCGGTGAAGTGTTGGGGGCGGCGGCGTTGGTCGAGCAGTTGCGGCAACACTGGCCCGACCGGCAGGTGTTGGTGTCGACCACGTCCGTCGGCGGCCGCGAAACCGCCCGCGCTCGGCTCGGTGCCGACGCGGTGATGCTGTTGCCGCTGGACATCGGTCCCGTCGTCGAGCACGTGGTGCGGGCGCTACGGCCCTGCTGCCTCGTGCTGGTGGAGACGGAAATCTGGCCGGCGCTGATCCGGGCAGCGGCGCGAAACCGCGTCCCGTGCGTGATGGTGAGTGGCCGCATCTCGGCTCGTGCCGCGACGCGTTATCGGTGGGTGCGGTGGTTGACGCGTGCGGTCGTGGCGCAGGTCAGCGCCTTCGCCATGCAAACCGACGCCGACGCCGCGCGGATCATTGCGCTGGGTGCATCTCCGGCGCGCGTGCGGGTCGTCGGCAGCCTGAAATTCGCGCGCGCCGGCGCTACCGAATCCGGTTCGGTGCATGCAGTCGCTTTGCAGGCGCTGGTCAGCGGGCGGTTGCTACTGGTTGGCGCAAGCACACACGCCGGCGAGGAACAGATGGTTCTGGACGCGTGCGTGCCGCTCTGGAGCGAACATCCTGATATGCTCCTGTTGATTGCGCCGCGGCGGCCCGAGCGCGTCGATGAGGTGAGCCAATTGTTGGCGGGCGCGGGTGTCGTGTGCGAGCGCCGCAGCACACTACGCCAGGCGGTCGCCCGGTCGACACAGGTGCTGCTACTTGACACACTAGGAGAGTTGCCCAATTTGTTACCCATAGCCCGAGCCGTTTTCGTCGGCGGCACCATCGTGCCGGTAGGAGGACATAACGTGTTGGAGCCAGCGCTCTTCGGAAAACCAGTCGCTTTCGGTCCGTTCACCGAAAACGTTGCCCTGGCCGCTGGGGCGTTACTGGACGGTGCCGCCGGTACCAGGGTGCACGGTGCGGAGGAACTGCGAGCGGAGTGGAGCCGCCTGTTGCGCTGTCCGGACGTCGCCGATCAGATGGGGGCACGCGGCCGCGCCGTGGTGACGGCCCGAGCGGCAGTGGCGCAACGCACCTTCGAAGTGGTACGCAAGTGTGTGGACGAAAGCGCCTGATCGAGCCCTCTGTTCGTAAGCGGCCGGGCCCTGGCGTGAACTGAGATGTCGAGCGTAGCGCAGAGTCTTCGCGATGTAGTGTGGAATCGCCGCGGTGTGCGGGGTTGGGCGGCGTGGCTCGCACTGCAGCCGGCCAGCGGCCTGTTCGCCACAGGCGTGGCGCTGCGCAATCTCGCCTATCGTGTCGGCGTGCTGCCGGTGCACCGCGCCAGGATCGCCGTCGTCAGCGTCGGCAACCTGTCGGTGGGCGGGACCGGCAAGACGCCGGTCACCTTGTGGCTGGCGCGGCGGCTGGCCGCAGCTGGACTGCGGGTGGGGATTCTCCTGCGCGGGTACAGCGGCCGGGCCAGCGGGGTCACCGTGGTGTCCACGGGCAGTGGGCCGGAGGCCGATGTCGACGCCGTCGGGGACGAGGCCGTGATGCTGGCGAAGTCCTTTGATGGCGTGGTGCTGACGGCGCGCCGGCGTATCGAGGGGGTGGCGGCGGCCGAGCAGCTGGGCTGTCAAGTGGTGGTGTTGGACGATGGTTTTCAGCACCGGGCGTTGGCGCGCGATTTCGATCTCGTGCTGATCGGCGGCCGCTCAGCCGGCCTGCTGCCCGCCGGTCCGATGCGCGAACGCACCGCGGCCCTGCGGCGTGCCGACGCCGTGGCCGTCGTGCTCAAGAACGACGATCAGGCCATCGCGATGCCGGCGATTGCCAAGCCGTCGTTCGTCGTCCGGCTGGTACCCAAGGCGTTGGTCGAATCGGACGCGGGCCGCTGGCGCGAACTGCCCATCGGCTTGTTGTCTGGACGGCGCGTCGCAGTCGTGGCCGGGGTCGCGGATCCGGCGCCGTTCTACACGACGCTGCGGTTGTGGGAGGCCCAGGTCGAGGAAATTTTCGAGTTTCCCGATCACCATGCGTACACGCGGGCGGATTGGCAGCGCATTACGCGTGGCGCGCGGGACCTCGAATTGATCGTGACGACGGAGAAGGATTTGGTGAAGCTCGAGCAGTTCCCTTTCCCAAGGGGGAAACTGGTGGCGCTCCGTATCGCACCACAGGTGGAGAACGCTGAGGCGCTGATCCGGTCGGTGCTGCAGCGCGCAGGCCTACCGAGGGCGGCATAAGTCTAGGAGGAATCGATGGCAATCAATCAGGAGTTATTGGAGATTCTCGCCTGCCCAAAATGCAAAGGCGATGTGCATCTCACCGACGCGCAGGACGGGCTGATTTGCAACCGCTGCAAGCTCATGTACCCAATCAAGGACGATATCCCGGTCATGCTGATCGACGAGGCGATCCCCGTCTGAGATGGCATTCAACGGTCAGCCGTCAGCTTGCAGGTTCACATCTGAACTGAACGCTGGTGGCTGATTGCTGACAGCTTCCCCATGCGTTTCCTCGTTGCGCAGACGAGTTTCCTTGGCGATGTGGTTCTGAGCACGCCGGTGTTCACGGCGCTGCGCCGGCACTACGCGGGAGCGCACATCACGGCGCTGGTGCGGCCCGAGGTGGCTGGCGTGCTCGACGACCATCCGGATGTGGATGCGGTCCTTACCGACGATAAGCGGGGTGGTGAGGGTGGAATTGCCAGCCTTCGCGTCTTGCGCAAAATCCGCGACGGCAACTTCGATGTGGCGTTGGCGTTGCACAAGTCGTTTCGCACGGCGTGGCTCTTGGCTGCGGCCGGTATTGGCTGGCGTATAGGTTTTCGACAAAGTGCCGGCTGGTTTCTGTACCATCGGCGCGTGCAACGCGATGCGACGCGGCATGACGTCGAACGGAATTTGTCGATCCTCAGCGGCCTCGGGCTCGACCCCTATCAGGGCGAGCCACGCTTGTATGTCGCGTGCCGGCGCGAAGCCGTGGTCCGCTTCCAGTCCGCTCTGC
This window of the Candidatus Binatia bacterium genome carries:
- the lpxB gene encoding lipid-A-disaccharide synthase, whose translation is MSGAARKVLLVAGEASGDLHGAALVAALRCSDPDLEVWGVGGGRLRAAGMHILVDTAAVSTMGFVETFGTLGRLLSTYRRLRRFLVEERPQLVVLIDFPEFNLFLAKRAKAMGIPVFYYIGPQVWAWRRGRVRKIARRVDRLGLVFPFEPELYKNGRGLAEFVGHPLLDAARPTRTREATLAHYHLDPARPLLALLPGSRKKELRHLMRPAMEAAEQLRQSGWQVVIALAHTLTRDDVAAALGGKLPAVPIVENDTYNLIHAADTVLVASGTATLETALLGRPMVIMYRVAPLTFALARLLVHVDHIGMPNLILGRAVFPELIQGDVTPERLVAAVQDVFARRGELVEALRELRGKLGEPGAAGRAARMALELMA
- the msbA gene encoding lipid A export permease/ATP-binding protein MsbA is translated as MKQAHLYRRLLTYARPYWWPHFSLAFLCMLLFSATNGAMPFLIQHIFDDVFTNKNLFALKILPGIIVGTFLFRGIVGFGSTYLTDYVGQRVVADMRNALNDHIQHLSLSFFNRTPTGTIVSRITNDVSLVRSALTDAVASVLKDAFSLIILIAVAFYQDWLLSLIAFVVFPVSVLPVIRLSKRLRGFSRSGQVSMGNMTMLLQETIQGNRVVKAFGMEGYEKQRFAEENDRLFRLYMQATRIRAFTNPMMEILAAFGIAGVVWYGGYSVIVGGRTQGGFLAFLTALFLLYEPFKGLAKTNNAIQQAMGGAERVMELLDTGTDVVDRGARRLDHVRHGIRFEGVSFRYDQEFVLRGVDLEIGRGEVVALVGMSGGGKSTLADLIPRFYDVAEGRITIDGIDIREYTLASLRAQIAIVTQHTFLFNDTVRNNIAYGDIAQDMKAIVAAAKAANAHDFIMELPDGYDAMIGELGVKLSGGQRQRLAIARALVKDAPILVLDEATSALDNESERLVQGALEVLMRNRTTLVIAHRLSTIRRADRIVVIVRGQVVEQGTHEELLTLNAEYRKLYDLQFQGADESAPKVLH
- a CDS encoding lysophospholipid acyltransferase family protein, which encodes MRHRRQRPRLREMFLRLLTVVAPILLSAALWVISKTLRTRFAGADGLFERWRRGEQVIIAFWHDRAVMMPVAYRGRKMCIMNSQHRDGEIATRAVAWWGIRSVRGSATRGGAAGFLQLLNAYRAHYDLAVVPDGPRGPRHVVKPGIIHLARATGAPIFPVTYAATRQRQLRSWDRLIIPLPFARVLYVAGEPIEVSRYADSEELEAKRRALETRLNEITAAAESEVAS
- a CDS encoding glycosyltransferase N-terminal domain-containing protein — its product is MSGNTTAEAPVRSGVAGGVAYAAYDAAGLVLGLAAAPFLPLLRLTRYGRGLAERLGRLPLAARGLRNPVWVHAASVGEVLGAAALVEQLRQHWPDRQVLVSTTSVGGRETARARLGADAVMLLPLDIGPVVEHVVRALRPCCLVLVETEIWPALIRAAARNRVPCVMVSGRISARAATRYRWVRWLTRAVVAQVSAFAMQTDADAARIIALGASPARVRVVGSLKFARAGATESGSVHAVALQALVSGRLLLVGASTHAGEEQMVLDACVPLWSEHPDMLLLIAPRRPERVDEVSQLLAGAGVVCERRSTLRQAVARSTQVLLLDTLGELPNLLPIARAVFVGGTIVPVGGHNVLEPALFGKPVAFGPFTENVALAAGALLDGAAGTRVHGAEELRAEWSRLLRCPDVADQMGARGRAVVTARAAVAQRTFEVVRKCVDESA
- the lpxK gene encoding tetraacyldisaccharide 4'-kinase: MSSVAQSLRDVVWNRRGVRGWAAWLALQPASGLFATGVALRNLAYRVGVLPVHRARIAVVSVGNLSVGGTGKTPVTLWLARRLAAAGLRVGILLRGYSGRASGVTVVSTGSGPEADVDAVGDEAVMLAKSFDGVVLTARRRIEGVAAAEQLGCQVVVLDDGFQHRALARDFDLVLIGGRSAGLLPAGPMRERTAALRRADAVAVVLKNDDQAIAMPAIAKPSFVVRLVPKALVESDAGRWRELPIGLLSGRRVAVVAGVADPAPFYTTLRLWEAQVEEIFEFPDHHAYTRADWQRITRGARDLELIVTTEKDLVKLEQFPFPRGKLVALRIAPQVENAEALIRSVLQRAGLPRAA
- a CDS encoding Trm112 family protein; amino-acid sequence: MAINQELLEILACPKCKGDVHLTDAQDGLICNRCKLMYPIKDDIPVMLIDEAIPV